CCGCAGCGCCAGCAGTGCGGGTAGGCGTGCAGGAAGTTCTTTTCCTTCCACATCAGGCCGCGCGCGCGCAGGTCGCGGACGATCTCGTTGTTCGCGTCCCGGAAGAACACGCCCGCCCACGGCCCGAAGCGGTGCTTGCCCGTCTCGTCCACACCCACGATTACCGGGAAGCCGTAGTTGCGGGCCAGCCGCATGTCGTCCTCACCGAAGGCCGGCGCGGTGTGCACGATGCCCGTGCCGTCGCTGTCGGACACGTAGGTGTCCAGGCCCGACATCCACACGGGCTTGCCTTCCCCCTCGGCCTCGTAGGCCTCGGTGAACAGCGGCTGGTACGCCACGCGCTCCAGCTCGCTGCCCTTGAAGGTCCTGACGACCTCGGCGTCCTCGCCCAGCACCTCGTTCTTCAGGCTGGCGGCCAGGATCAGCACGTTGCCGTCCTTGTCGCGCGCGGCCACGTACTCGAAGTCCGGGTGGATGGCGACGCCCACGTTGTAGGGCAGCGTCCAGGGGGTGGTCGTCCACACCAGGAACGCCGCGCCGTCCTCCAGGCCCAGGCTGGCCGGGTCGGTCAGGCGGAACGGCACGTACACGCTGGGGTCCTGGATGTCCTTGTAGCCCTCGCTGACCTCGGCGTTGCTCAGGGTCGTGCCGTCCTTGGGGCAGTACGGCGCCACGCGGAAGCCCTTGTACAGCAGCCCCTTGTCGTTCAGGTTCTTGACGCTCCACCAGATGCTCTCGATGTAGTCCCTGTGCAGCGTCATGTACGCGTCGTCCAGGTCCACCCAGTAGCCCATGCGCTCGGTGAACCGGCGCCACTCGGCCTCATACTCGAACACGCTGGCGCGGCACTCCGCGTTGAACCGGTCGATGCCGTACGCCTCGACCTCACGTTTGCTGTTCAGGCCGAGTTTCTTCTCGACACCCAGCTCGACCGGCAGGCCGTGCGTGTCCCAGCCGGCCTTGCGCGGCACGTGATAGCCCTGCATGGTCCGGAAACGCGGGAACAGGTCCTTGAACGAGCGGGCCTGCACGTGGTGCACGCCGGGCTGGCCGTTCGCGGTGGGCGGCCCCTCGAAGAACGTGAAGACAGAGCCGCCTCTGGTCTGTTCCAGCGAGCGTTCGAAGATGCGGCGGTCCTGCCACCACGCCAGGGTGTCCTGTTCCAGCGCGGGGAAGTTCGGGTTGCCCTGCACGGGCGTGAAGAGGGTCTTCTTGTCGGTGGTCATGTGATCTCCAGAAGGGGGGTGTGGGCTGCGGGTGCGGGCCGGAGGCGGGGGTCACCCGCGCCCGGATCGGCGGGCCGGGCAGGACGGGGCAGAGGAGAAGGCGGGGTCATCGGGGTCAGGGCTAGTCGACGATGAACAGCGTGGCCCCCTGCTGCGTGCTCGACCGGTGCGGTTCGGCGTGGTCGGCCACCTGATAAGACTCGCCGGGGCGCAGGGTGAAGGTCCGCCCGTCGGCCAGTTCGGTGTCCAGCTGCCCGGCCAGCACGAGCAGGACATGGCCCTTCTCGCACCAGTGGTCTGCCAGATACCCGGCGGAGTACTCGACCATCCGCACGCGCACGGGTCCGCCCGGCCCGGCCCCGAACTGCCGGGTGCGCCACAGGGCCACGCCGCGCTCGCCCGGATGTTCGGTCACGGGCACGTCGGCCCAGGTGGTCACCCCGAAGGGAATGTCGGTCAGGTGCATACGGGTGGCCTCCGGGGCACTGGGAAGGGGGGCGGCGCGTCTCGGCGGTCGGTGTGTCCCGTGAACGGGGACGCACTTCGTGCTGGGACGCGCCGCCCCCCTGGGGAGTGCGGTGCGTGGTACCACCCAACTTCACTGCCCGTCCGGGCAGCCTCGTTGCAGGTCCCTCTGTCGGGGGGCGTCCGGACGGTTCTACTGATCCCCGGAGTGGGGGGTTCTTCCGTCTGCGCGGGAGGTGATCTTCGCGGCTCGCGGCTGGCGTCAGGCTCTCACCGTCCCTGACTCGCTCGTGCTGCCCTGCGCGCCCTACTGTCCTCACGGTCGCTTCGTGATTGTCTCACCCCAGTGTGGGGCTGCGCTCATGGTAGGGCGGCAGGCTGGTCCGGTCAACGTGCGCCGCAACCGCGCGCCGGGCAGGGTATGCTGAAAGCCGTTTCGTGTCGCTGTCTCCTTCATCCGGTCTGCGCGTGGCCCTCCGGCGGCCGCAGGTGTTTACAATCATTGCCAGGGAGAACGTTTATGGATTTCTTTATCAATACTGCTGTCACCGCACCGGGCCGCGCCGAACGCGCCGCCCGCACGGGTCTGGCCGCCGGGGGTGAGGTCAAGCAGTGACCGACCCAACCCGCACTGGCCTGCCCTTTCACGAACTTCAACAGAAGATCCTGCCCGAACTGCACCTGATTGCCGCCGGGTACGGCATCGAGAACTACCGCAAACTGAAGAAAGACACCCTGGCGCTCGCCATCATGGAGCACCAGGCGGACGCCGAGGGGCAACTGCTGGCCCGCGGGTTCCTGGAAATCAGCGCCGACGGGTACGGCTTCCTGCAGGCCGACCTGCTGGACCCGAACAGCCGCACCGTGATCATCACGGCCGGACTGATCAAGCAGTTCCACCTGCGGACCGGTGACGAGATCATCGGCCGGGCCCGCAAACCCCGCGAGAACGAACGCTTCGGCTCTCTCGTGCAGGTGGAGGCCGTCAACGGCCTGGACCCCGAGACGGCCCGCCGCCGCCCGCGCTTCGATGACCTGACCCCTACCTTCCCCGAGGTGCAACTGGTCATGGAAGACCCCAGCATGGACGATGGCCTGAGCCTGCGCGTCGTGGACCTGCTGGTGCCGATCGGGCGGGGGCAGCGCGCCCTGATCGTCGCGCCGCCCAAGGCCGGGAAGACGACCCTGCTGAAGAAGATCGCGAACTCCATCGTCAAGAACTACCCGGACGTGACCGTGATGGTCCTGCTGGTCGACGAACGCCCGGAGGAAGTCACGGACTTCCGCGAGAGCGTGCAGGGTGCGCAGGTGATCGCCAGTACCTTCGACGAGCCGCCGCAGCATCACGTGCGCGTCGCGGAGTTCGTGCACGAACGCGCCCGCCGCATCGTCGAGGAAGGCGGGCACGTGGTGATCCTGCTGGACTCCATCACCCGACTGGCCCGCGCGAACAACCTCGTCACCCCGCCCACCGGCCGCACCCTGTCCGGCGGTCTGGACAGCAACGCGCTGCACTGGCCCAAACGCTTCCTGGGCGCGGCCCGCAACATCCGCGAGGGCGGCAGCCTGACCATCCTGGCCACCGCGCTCGTCGAGACGGGCAGCCGCATGGACGACGTGATCTTCGAGGAATTCAAGGGCACCGGCAACGCGGAACTCGTGCTGTCGCGCCGCCTCGAGGAACGCCGCATCTTCCCGGCGCTGGACATCCTGAAGTCCGGCACGCGCCGCGAGGAACTGCTGCTGCAACCCGAGGTACTGAAGAAGATGTGGCTGCTGCGCAAGGTCATCAGCGATATGGACCCGGCGGACGCCATGGAAATGCTGCTGTCCCGCATGGGTAAAACCCGGAACAACGTCGAATTCCTGCAGGGCCTCGCCGGCGGTTGACGTTGTCTATTCTCGACTCTGGAGTTCACACTTGCCTTTTCCCTTTCCCCGCGGCCTGACCTTCCGGGCCGCCGTGACCGGCGCGCTGCTACTGGCCGCCACGACCGCCCACGCCCAGCAGGCCACGCCCCTCGAGCAGCTGCTCTCGCCGCTGCAACCGAACCTGCAGGCCCCGGCCGACCTGACCCTGGACCGCGCGCCCCGCAGCCTGGACATCGTGACCGACGGTCAGACGACCGAGGCCGAGGTCGCGCGCCGCTACGGCGTCACGGCCGGAGCCGTGACCGTCACGGACAAACGCGCCGGGCTGCGCTTCGTGCGCGTGACCCTCGCGGACCGTGATTCGGCGCGGCAGCCGCAGCGGCCCGCCACGGTCGTGCGGTACGTCGTGCGGCCCGGCGACACCATGGCCCGCGTGGCGAACCGGTTCGGGATCACGCTGGTGGACCTGCTGAGCGTGAACCTGAGCCGCAAGAGCCTCGACCGCCTGAACGCCGGGGCCGTCCTGAACGTCCCCACCCGCGAGACGGGTCTGCTGGTGCGCATCAAGCCCGGTCAGTCGGCGCTGTCCCTGATCGCCGGGTACGGCGCGGACATCGTGGCGACCGCCCGCGCGAACGACGTGCTGCCCACCGAGTTGCAGGTCGGTGACCTGCTGCTGCTGCCGGGCATCCGCGCCGAGAGTTTCGCGCAGACCCTCGCCAGGAAACGCGAGGCCGAACGCCAGGCTGCCCTGGCCGCCGAACGGCAGCGCCGCTACGACGCGTACCTCGCGCAGAAGAAGCAGAAGGAACGCGAGCGTCTGGAAGCCAAGTACGCCGCGCAGAAGAAGTACGAGGAGTACCTCGCCTGGAAATCCAGCCCCGAACGGCAGGCCAGGATCGAGGCGTACGAACGGCAGGCGCAGTACGAGGCGGCCCAGGCGGCCAGGAAGGCCCGCGAGACGGCCGCCGCGCAGGCCGCCCAGGCCAGTGCCCAGGCCACCCGGCAGGGGTCCGTGGCGGCGGCCAGCAGCGGTTCCCGCTCCGGGCTGGCGTGGCCGATGCGGTCGTACCGCATCACCAGCCGGTACGCGGAACGTGACATCGCCTTCCACCAGCAGGTGTTCCACGGTGGCGTGGACCTCGCGGCACCCTACGGCACGCCCATCTACGCGGCGTCCGCCGGGACGGTCACCGAGAGCCGCTACGGCGCGTTCGGTCTGAACGTGTACACCACGAGCGGGGACAGCACCCTGATCTACGGGCACATGAGCCGCACGGCCGTCTCGGCCGGTCAGCGCGTCGCGCAGGGGCAACTGCTGGGGTACGTGGGCTGCACCGGCGTGTGCACCGGCCCGCACCTGCACTTCGAGGTGCGGATCGGCGGGCGTACCGTGGACCCGCTGGGCATGCTGCCGTGACCCTCTCCGGGCCGCGTCTGCACCTGCTGGTCGTGGACGACGAGGAGCAGATCCTGGAACTGCTGGACCTGACGCTGTCCATGCAGGGCTTTCACGTGACGCCCGCCCCGAGCGGCCCGGCCGCGCTGCGGTTGCTGCGGACCGCGCCGGTCGAGGTGATCGTCATGGACGTCCTGATGACCCCCTGGGACGGGTTCGACACGGTGCGCCGCATGGCCGATCAGCGTCAGGCGGACAACGCGGCGGACCCCACGGCGGCCGCGCCGTTGCCGCCCGTGGTGTTCCTGTCCGGGCTGGCCCGCCCGTCCGTGATGCCGGAACTGGGGGACGGCGTGCTGTCCGAGTACCTGGTCAAGCCTTTCCGTCCGTCGCAGCTGGTCGAGGTGATCGAGCGGGTGCGGCTGCGCTGGGAGCAACTGTACGGCTGACCCGGACCCCGGGCGGAGTACCCGGCACCCCCCACTCCCGACTGACCCCATTCACTCCCTGAATCTGACCCTTCCCCTGGGGTCAGATTCGTCCTATGGTCTGGGCATGACCGAAGCGAACACCGGCACTCCCGCCCTGAAGCAGGGCTTCGCAGAAATGTTCAAGGGCGGCGTCATCATGGACGTCGTGACCGCCGAGCAGGCCCGCATCGCCGAGGCCGCCGGCGCGACCGCCGTGATGGCCCTTGAACGCGTCCCGGCCGACATCCGCCAGGACGGCGGCGTGGCCCGCATGAGCGACCCCAAGATGATCAAGGAGATCATCGGTGCTGTGACCATCCCCGTCATGGCCAAGGTCCGCATCGGGCACATCGTTGAAGCGCAGATCCTTCAGGCGCTCGGTGTGGACTTCATCGACGAGTCCGAAGTCCTGACCCCCGCCGACGACCAGTTCCACATCCTCAAGCACGACTTCAAGGTCCCGTTCGTGTGCGGCGCCAAGAACCTCGGCGAGGCCCTGCGCCGCGTCGGCGAGGGCGCCAGCATGATCCGCACCAAGGGCGAGGCCGGCACCGGTAACGTCGTCGAGGCCGTCCGTCACGCCCGCACCGTCCTGGGCGAGATCCGCGCCATCCAGTCCCGCCCCGCCGAGGAACTCATGACCGTCGCCCGCGACCTCCAGGCGCCCTACGAACTGGTCCGGTACGTGCACGAGCACGGCAAACTGCCGGTCGTGAACTTCGCCGCCGGCGGTGTGGCCACGCCCGCCGACGCCGCCCTGATGATGCACCTGGGCCTCGACGGCGTGTTCGTCGGCAGCGGCATCTTCAAGAGCGACAACCCGGAACGCCGCGCGCAGGCCATCGTGAAGGCCGTCACGCACTACCAGAACGCCGACATCCTGGCCGAGATCAGCGAGGACCTGGGCGCCCCCATGACCGGCATCAACATCGACGACCTGATCCCGGCCGAGCGCCTGGCCAGCCGGGGCTGGTAAGCCGTGACTGCGCCCCGCATCGGTGTCCTGGCCCTGCAGGGCGCGTTCCGTGAGCACCGTCAACGCCTGGAGAGCCTGGGCGCCGCCGTCACGGAAGTCCGCCTGAGCAGCGACCTGCGCGGCCTGTCCGGCCTGATCCTGCCGGGAGGGGAGAGCACCACCATGGCCCGCCTGATGACCGAGTACGCCCTGTGGGAGCCCGTCCGGGCCTTCCACGCGGCGGGCGGGCACCTGTGGGGCACCTGCGCGGGCGCGATTCTGCTGTCCCGTGAGGTGCAGGGCGCGCCCCCGCAGTTCGGGCGGCAGGACAGCCTGAACCTGCTGGACGTGACCGTGCAGCGCAACGCCTTCGGACGGCAGATCGACTCGTTCACCACGGACCTGCCCGTGCGCGGCCTGGAAGGGGAGTTCGCGGCGGTGTTCATCCGCGCCCCTGCCTTCACGCGCATGGGTGACGGCGTGGAGGTCCTGGCGTCGTACGGGGACCGGGCTGTGATGGTCCGTTCGGGCCGCGTGACCGCCAGCGCCTTCCACCCGGAGTTGACCCCTGACGCCCGCCTGCACGCGCTGTTCGCCCGGCAGTGCGCCGCGCCGGTCGCCACGGCCTGATCCGGGTTGCGATCAGAGGGGCGGCGTCCTGCGTGGGCGCCGCCCCTCTCCAGTTGGGTGGTTCATGCAAACAGGAAAGAGTATTTTCACGAACCAGGTAAATCGTGAATACTTTCACTTACGCACCATGGAGCCCATTACACCATGAACCGTAAGATCCTCGCAACGTCACCCTCCTCCACCTCACCTATGCTGCGCTGGTGAGCTCTCGCACCTTCCACCAGGACGGCCGGTCCCTGCACGTCACCGCCAGCGGGGAAGGGCCGCCCGTCGTCCTGATCCACGGCCTGAGCGGCTCGCGCGGCTGGTGGCGGTACAACATTCCCGCCCTGCGAGGCCGCTCGCGGGTGTACTCGCTGGAACTCAGCGGGTACGGGCACGCCCGCCGCCAGCGGTCCCTGACCGTGCGGGACATGGCCGCGCTCGTCGCCGCGTGGATGGACGACGAGAACCTGCGGGACGTGACGCTCGTCGGGCACTCCATGGGCGGGCACATCAGCATGCACGTGGCGGCCCTGGCCCCGCAGCGCGTGCGGAACCTGGTGCTGGTGTGCGCCAGTGGCCTGCTGCGTTCGCAGGCGTACCTGACGGCGCTGCACCTGCCGCGCGCCGCCCTGATCGGCCGCAAGCGGTTCCTGGCGCGCGTCCTGACCGACGCCGTGCGGGCCGGGCCGGTCAACCTGTGGCGGAACGCCGTGGACCTGCTGAGCGA
The genomic region above belongs to Deinococcus seoulensis and contains:
- a CDS encoding DHCW motif cupin fold protein is translated as MHLTDIPFGVTTWADVPVTEHPGERGVALWRTRQFGAGPGGPVRVRMVEYSAGYLADHWCEKGHVLLVLAGQLDTELADGRTFTLRPGESYQVADHAEPHRSSTQQGATLFIVD
- the rho gene encoding transcription termination factor Rho, encoding MTDPTRTGLPFHELQQKILPELHLIAAGYGIENYRKLKKDTLALAIMEHQADAEGQLLARGFLEISADGYGFLQADLLDPNSRTVIITAGLIKQFHLRTGDEIIGRARKPRENERFGSLVQVEAVNGLDPETARRRPRFDDLTPTFPEVQLVMEDPSMDDGLSLRVVDLLVPIGRGQRALIVAPPKAGKTTLLKKIANSIVKNYPDVTVMVLLVDERPEEVTDFRESVQGAQVIASTFDEPPQHHVRVAEFVHERARRIVEEGGHVVILLDSITRLARANNLVTPPTGRTLSGGLDSNALHWPKRFLGAARNIREGGSLTILATALVETGSRMDDVIFEEFKGTGNAELVLSRRLEERRIFPALDILKSGTRREELLLQPEVLKKMWLLRKVISDMDPADAMEMLLSRMGKTRNNVEFLQGLAGG
- a CDS encoding M23 family metallopeptidase yields the protein MPFPFPRGLTFRAAVTGALLLAATTAHAQQATPLEQLLSPLQPNLQAPADLTLDRAPRSLDIVTDGQTTEAEVARRYGVTAGAVTVTDKRAGLRFVRVTLADRDSARQPQRPATVVRYVVRPGDTMARVANRFGITLVDLLSVNLSRKSLDRLNAGAVLNVPTRETGLLVRIKPGQSALSLIAGYGADIVATARANDVLPTELQVGDLLLLPGIRAESFAQTLARKREAERQAALAAERQRRYDAYLAQKKQKERERLEAKYAAQKKYEEYLAWKSSPERQARIEAYERQAQYEAAQAARKARETAAAQAAQASAQATRQGSVAAASSGSRSGLAWPMRSYRITSRYAERDIAFHQQVFHGGVDLAAPYGTPIYAASAGTVTESRYGAFGLNVYTTSGDSTLIYGHMSRTAVSAGQRVAQGQLLGYVGCTGVCTGPHLHFEVRIGGRTVDPLGMLP
- a CDS encoding response regulator, producing MTLSGPRLHLLVVDDEEQILELLDLTLSMQGFHVTPAPSGPAALRLLRTAPVEVIVMDVLMTPWDGFDTVRRMADQRQADNAADPTAAAPLPPVVFLSGLARPSVMPELGDGVLSEYLVKPFRPSQLVEVIERVRLRWEQLYG
- the pdxS gene encoding pyridoxal 5'-phosphate synthase lyase subunit PdxS produces the protein MTEANTGTPALKQGFAEMFKGGVIMDVVTAEQARIAEAAGATAVMALERVPADIRQDGGVARMSDPKMIKEIIGAVTIPVMAKVRIGHIVEAQILQALGVDFIDESEVLTPADDQFHILKHDFKVPFVCGAKNLGEALRRVGEGASMIRTKGEAGTGNVVEAVRHARTVLGEIRAIQSRPAEELMTVARDLQAPYELVRYVHEHGKLPVVNFAAGGVATPADAALMMHLGLDGVFVGSGIFKSDNPERRAQAIVKAVTHYQNADILAEISEDLGAPMTGINIDDLIPAERLASRGW
- the pdxT gene encoding pyridoxal 5'-phosphate synthase glutaminase subunit PdxT codes for the protein MTAPRIGVLALQGAFREHRQRLESLGAAVTEVRLSSDLRGLSGLILPGGESTTMARLMTEYALWEPVRAFHAAGGHLWGTCAGAILLSREVQGAPPQFGRQDSLNLLDVTVQRNAFGRQIDSFTTDLPVRGLEGEFAAVFIRAPAFTRMGDGVEVLASYGDRAVMVRSGRVTASAFHPELTPDARLHALFARQCAAPVATA
- a CDS encoding alpha/beta fold hydrolase; this encodes MSSRTFHQDGRSLHVTASGEGPPVVLIHGLSGSRGWWRYNIPALRGRSRVYSLELSGYGHARRQRSLTVRDMAALVAAWMDDENLRDVTLVGHSMGGHISMHVAALAPQRVRNLVLVCASGLLRSQAYLTALHLPRAALIGRKRFLARVLTDAVRAGPVNLWRNAVDLLSDSVQDSLPLIRARTLIVWGERDVLVPLALGQLLHEALPGSRLEVIERAGHIVMVDAPQRFNRLLLDFMDAGGEPAGTP